TTGATTTGGATTTGCAAAACTCTTATTTAGCCAATATTGCGACTCTTTCTCCCGAAGAAACTAACAGCGAAGTACAACAAGCTTATTTAGTACGTTTAGCAATGGAATTAGTTAATATTGCTAGCGAAAAGCAAATTCGAGAAACAGGCGATCCTCAAACAATAGCTATTCTCGATCGCCTAATCAAATGTGAAGCAACCTCACCCCAATAAAAGAGACAAGGGAGACAAGGAAGATATATAGATTGAATAGTTTTAACTAACTTTATCAACATTATAAATAAATAAAAACTTAGCGCCTTATCTTTGCGAGAAAATATTACACAAACTCGAACAAAATAAATTAATGACAACTCAAGCAAAATGGCAATTCTGGATCGACAGAGGCGGCACATTTACAGACATTGTCGCCAAAGATCCCAACGGAAAAATAATCATCCATAAACTATTATCAGAAAACCCCGATCGCTATCAAGATGCGCCCATTCAAGGAATACGCGAAGTCATGGAAATTCCTAGCGATCGCGCAATTCCTGCCGAGGAAATTGAAGTAGTCAAAATGGGAACAACTGTCGCTACAAACGCCCTTCTAGAAAGAAAAGGCGATCGCGTAATTTTAGCTATAACTAAAGGTTTCCGAGATGCTTTAAGAATAGGCTACCAAAATCGCCCCGATATTTTCGCCCGCGAGATTATTTTGCCAGAATTAGTTTACGAACAAGTAATCGAAGTTGAAGAACGCTATAATGCCCGTGGCGAAGAATTAATCCCAGTTAACAGCGCCAAAGTACGTCAAGATTTACAAGCTGCATACGACACCGGAATTCGCAGTTGCGCGATCGTTTTAATACATGGTTATCGCTACCCAAAACACGAAGAAGAAATCGCCCAAATTGCCAGAGAAATCGGCTTTACTCAAATCTCGGTATCTCACGAAGTTAGCCCTTTAATGAAAATAGTTAGTCGGGGCGATACTACGGTAGTTGATGCTTATTTGTCACCGATTTTGCGTCGCTATGTCGATCGAGTTTCCAGTCAATTAACCACAACTAAATTAATGTTTATGCAGTCCAATGGTGGACTTGCAGATGCAAATTTATTTCAAGGAAAAGATAGCATTCTCTCCGGACCCGCAGGGGGAATTGTCGGGGCTGTGAAAACCAGTCAAGTTGCTAGTTTCGAGAAAATTATTGGTTTCGATATGGGGGGAACTTCCACCGATGTCACTCATTACGCAGGCGAATACGAACGCAGCTTTGAGACAGAAATTGCTGGGGTAAGGTTGCGAACTCCGATGATGTCGATTCATACAGTTGCGGCTGGGGGCGGTTCGATCGTTCAATATGATGGGGCGAGATATCGCGTGGGACCCGAATCTGCGGGGGCGAATCCAGGTCCGGCGGCTTATGGAAGAGGCGGTCCGTTGACAGTTACCGATTGTAATGTGATGGTTGGGAAGCTGCAACCGGAATTTTTCCCGAAAGTGTTTGGCAAAAATGGTGATACGGCTTTGGATGCAGAGGTTGTCAGGGAGAAGTTTAGCCAATTAGCGGCGGAAATTGGTGATGGGAGAGATCCTGAAGCGATCGCGGCGGGATTTTTAGCGATCGCCGTGGAAAAAATGGCAAATGCGATCAAAAAAATCTCTCTTCAGAGGGGTTACGATGTCTCGAAATATACTCTTTGCTGTTTTGGAGGGGCGGGAGGACAACACGCTTGTGCGATCGCTGATGCTTTGGGTATGAAACAAGTATTTATTCATCCCTATGCAGGGGTTTTATCTGCTTATGGAATTGGTTTAGCAGATATCCGTGTTTTGCGCGAAAAATCGGTGGAAGCGAAGTTAGAACCAGATTTATTACCTCAACTAGAAAGCGAATTAACTTCCTTAATTGCTGCTGGAAAAGAGGAGTTAAATCGTCAAGAAATTAATTCCCACGCTGAAATTACCATTCTCCGCAAAGTACATCTGAAATATCAAGGAACTGACTCAAGTTTAATCGTTGACTTTGGCGATCTTACAATAATGAAACAAGAATTTGCCACTACCCATCAGCAGCGTTACGGTTTCACGATGGCAAATAAAGCTTTAATTGTTGAAGCAGTTTCTATTGAATTAATTTGTCCTACTCAAAGTTCGCAAGAAGAGATAATTCAACGGCAAACTGACGAACCTCCACAACCAGTCGCTACTGTGCAAATGTATGCGGCAAATAGTTGGCAGGAAACACCCGTTTACCAGCGAAAAAATTTACAGCCCGGTGATGTAATTGCTAGTCCAGCGATAATTATTGAACCAACTGGAACTAATATTATTGAACCTGGTTGGGAAGCTGAAATTAACTCTTTTAATCATTTAGTTTTAAACCGCAGAACCACACAGCAAAATACCGATAAGCAGAATTTTTCTCAGAGTTCATCTGTGGAAGAACCCGATCCAGTTTTGTTGGAAATCTTTAATAATTTGTTTCGATCGATCGCCGAACAAATGGGGACGACGCTACAAAATACTAGCTATTCAGTTAATATCAAAGAACGCCTCGATTTTTCTTGTGCAATCTTCGACCAAGACGGGCAATTAGTCGCAAATGCACCGCATATTCCCGTCCATTTAGGGTCAATGAGTGAAAGCGTGACGAGTTTAATTAGTGACTATGGAAATCAGCTTAAACCAGGGGATGTTTATGTTTTAAATAATCCTTATAATGGCGGGACTCATTTGCCAGATGTTACGGTAATTACGCCTGTTTTTTCTAACTCTCAACCTCTCTTTTATGTTGCTTCTAGAGGACATCACGCAGACATCGGGGGAATTACGCCCGGTTCGATGCCTCCTCACAGTAAAAATCTCGAAGAAGAGGGAATACTTTTAGATAATTTCTTGTTAGTTGAAGCTGGAAATTTTCGCGAAGCAGAACTTAGGGAAGTGCTGACTTCCGGCAAATATCCAGTTCGCAATCCCGTGCAAAATGTTGCCGATTTACAAGCACAAATAGCGGCGAATGAAAAGGGCGTACAAGAGTTACAAAATATGGTAGAATTGTATGGTTTAGAAACCGTGCAAGCTTACATGGGTTTCGTGCAAGATAATGCCGAAGAATCAGTCAGAAAAGTTATTCATGCGCTCAAAGATGGTAGCTTTGAGTTAGAATTAGATACTGGGGGTAAAATCAAAGTAACTATTATAATTGACCGCGAAAATAGAAGCGCAAAAATAGATTTTACTGGCACATCTGGGCAATTAAATAATAATTTAAATGCGCCATCGGCAGTTTGCAAAGCAGCAGTTTTGTATGTTTTTCGGAGTTTAGTAAATGACGATATTCCTTTAAATGCAGGCTGTCTCAAACCCTTAGAAATTATTATCCCCGAAGGCTGTTTACTTAACCCGAAATATCCGGCGGCTGTGGTAGCTGGAAACGTGGAAACATCGCAAAACATTACCGATTGTTTGTATGGCGCATTAGGTGTCATGGCAGCTTCTCAAGGCACAATGAATAACTTCACATTTGGGAACGAAAAATATCAGTATTATGAAACAATTTGTGGTGGTTCCGGTGCCGGGGAAAATTTTCACGGAACCGATGCAGTACATACTCACATGACTAACTCGCGGCTGACCGATCCAGAAGTATTAGAATGGCGTTTTCCAGTATTATTAGAAAGCTTTAGTATTCGCCCAAATAGCGGCGGCAAAGGCAAGTATTCTGGTGGTAACGGAACGATCCGTCGAATTAAATTTTTAGAACCAATGACAGCAGCAATTTTATCGAGTCGTCGTCAAATAGCACCTTTTGGGTTAGCAGGAGGAGAACCAGGTTTAGTCGGGAAAAATTGGCTCGAAAGACAGGATGGGAAAGTCGAAGAATTAGATAGTACGGCGACAACTCTAGCTAATCCTGATGATATATTTGTTATCGAGACTCCTGGTGGTGGCGGATACGGTCAACAAATTGAAGATTAGAAATTAAATCATCCCATTTAACCTTGTCATTGGCGAGCAGATCTGGTAATTTCGCTCGCCGACAATCTCTGGAAAAACAACTTGAATATACACAGGTGTGGATTTTCAATTTTTAGCCACCTTCTTTCCGAAATCTTCACTTTTAGGTTTTAACGTCGAAGATGAAAGTCAAACAAGTACAAGCAAAACTTGGTTGATAGACAAAACAAAGCAGTTAGGGAATGAAATTGTTGCCCTGAGATGTCAAGGAGGATCGAAAATGTATTTAGAGCAAAAGAAGCCTGAAGGTGGCGATCGCGGCATTCTGACAGCAGAAGGGATTACTTACACGGATCTAGCATACCCAGAGTACGACAACGCTCTAGCAGGAATTCCTCTAGCTATTTGTCAACAAAAGCTTGCTTTCGGCTTTTTTAGCTACTGTAAATACGCAGAGTTAGCGCTACGTGGGTTAAAAGCAGCAGGCTTCCCCATGAAAAAAGTTTCTCTCATTTCGCGAACCGAAAACAAACAAATTCACCAAGTGGCAAAAACTAGCGTGCTTACAGGTAGTCATTTAAACGGGATTACCAAAGTGCTAATTGGTTTGGGAATGTTAAGAATGCCAGGAATTGGCACTGTAATTGTCGCAGGCAATCTCTCGAAAGAATTGACCAAATTTAATCCTATTGACGCTGCGGCTCGTGGATTGATTGGTATTTTTTGCGATCGCGGTGTTTCTTTCGAGCAAGCAAAAAAATTAAACCAAGTCGTCGGTGAGGGAAATTATTTAGTCACGGTTCAAGGTACGGAAAATCAAATTCGCTACGCTGAAGCTATCTTGGCTCGTTACTGCCTTGAGAATTGGGAAGTGTACTAAAAGATTTGAATGTTGATTCGTAACTAACTACTACATAATTTAGCCTGTTTTGGCGGGCTAATTTTTTTTATAGGAAAATTTAAGAATTGAGAAGTTGTTCGGCGGTAAAATTAAGTTCGGGGAAAGTCGGAGAGATGACAATCTCGCTACCTTGATACCGATTCATCTGATAAGTTTGTTTCTCATCTAATACGCAAACAAAAATCGTCGGTAGCTTGGGATTTCCTAAATAGCTGCGACTGGCGATCGCTAAATAATCGACAATCCAATATTCAGGAATACCCAAGCGCTGATACTCTTCCAACTTATCCACATAATCATCCTCCCAATTTGTCGAAACAATTTCTACGGTTAATTGGGGCGGTTCCAAGAGTGCCGAATAAGCGGTAGGATGAGCTTCCCAAATAGTTTTATCAACTACTGTAACATCCGGATGACGACCTTGTTCGCGTTCCTGTTTTGTTTCAGTTTGAATCACAATTCTACCCGAAACTCGATAGTTTAACTGAAGTCGTTCCACTTCTTTATCAAACTGTCGGAGAATAAAATCTGCCAAATCTTCATGTTGTCTTGTCGGTAAAATACGCATAATTTCCCCGTTAACTAATTCATAGCGTCCCTCCTCATCCGGAAGTTGGTTGACAAATTGCTCGAAGGTAAGTTTTTGCGTGAGTTGATTTGTAGTCATAGTTGTTGTCTGGGGTAAGGTGAAAGTGCGATCGCTATCTAAGAAAAATTATCCTATTGTTCCTAAATTATCAATAAGTTTATTCGCAAGTTGCTGCAACTTAGGATAAAGATCAACAGCATTCTGCTTTAATTTTGCCGCAGAGGTTGGACTGAGGTTCATCCCAACATGAGCAATATCATTGCGTAGCCCTGTCATTTTGCTCCAAACTTTAGCAATTTCATCTGCTTCTGGTAAAGATTCTAACTGTTCATCACATTTACTAGATTTAATTTGGTGAGAATTCTTTTTCCGTTTTTGAGCAGCATTGTTCAAAGCATTTTCTACGGGTCTACGACCTTCATGATTATCAAACATTTGAGAGCTTAAATCAAATTTAAAGACTAATACTGAAACTAGCCATTCTCTAGCTAAAGTAGTAGCTTGAACAAGTTGATCGCGGTCAATGTACCACTTAATCATCGATAATTGAATTTTTAACTGAGCTGCGAAATTTTCTATTTTTTTAGGATTATCGAGAGCAAATTGTCCATATTCTTTAACAATTTTATCTGCTAATAAAGAAAAAGGTTTAGCTCTATCTTCAAAGCTATTTTCTGCATTTCCTATTATTTTTTCTAACTGAGTTGCCGATTCCATTGTTTCTATGGGTCGAGTAATACTTAATGCTAAAGAAATATTTTCAATAGCTTCAGAAGATTTTTCAAGTTGCTTTCTAATTGGTCGGGTAGATGGATTATTTCTTAATTCTGTATTTGAGGGAATAGCGCTTTTCAGTAAATTAGCTAACGCTTGTCCGTCTCCAAGTTTAACAAAGCGGTTAGTTGCGGTTAGCCAGTCGATCATGGATACAAATTCTGATAAATCAATTACAGGAGCTATTTTTTGATCGTTTTTCAAATCAAATGCGCCATAGTAAATTGCTTCAATAGTGACATTTTTAGCAGTTTTGAGATAAGCTGCAAAGAGAAATGCAAGAAATGGGAGCGATCGCAGTCCGTGAGTAATATCAAAAATTACGCGATCGCCTTCATCCACATATTGAGTAATAATTTTGAATGTTGACCACATTTCTTCAGTTGTCCTTCCTGTGGGGATATCAACTGGTTTAATACGAGAATCGCCTAAAGCTTCCAAAACTGGCCAAGCACTTGCTTTAGCTTCTTCTGTAAGGCAAACTAACATCATGTCATATTGACAAAATTGATGTAATGCTTCACCAAATACTTTACCTTTATAAGTTTGCTCGGCGTAGCCATAAGTTGTTTCATATGAAGACTTGCCTAAAAAAGTAATAATTTTAGTTTGACTCATGGTAAAAATCCTCAAATTAGTTTTAAAGCCGTTTGTCCCATTCCGAGACGAGTTTTCATCCCTGTACCGGAAAATTGTGCATACTGAATTAGTAAGTGAGCAACATTAGCTAAAAGGGGATCGACGCGATAAAAAACCTGTAACTGAATGTTACCGACAAACCCGGAAACAAAGCCTCGTTGTAGTCGATAAGTGCGAGTTTTGAGTCGATGTCGTTGCAGGGCGATCGCGTTTTCCAAATAGCCAATTAATTCATCACCTCCTAAGTATACGGGTGCAAAATGATTCCATCTTTCTAACCAACTGCGAAACAATAAGCTGGGAACGGGAAGCGGTAAGTTAATGCTACCCTGAGAAAATGCCGTTGGTGTGAGAAATTCTAAATTGAAGCGTCGGGTGGGTTCTGGCTCGTTGGCGACAAACGTGGTATAAAGTTCTTCGTAAGTGGCGATCGCGTCATCACGTTCAACAATTGTAAAGCTGACACCGAGAAAGTCCAGAGAATCAGCCAAATCCAAAGACGCGATCGCGTTTGAAGCTCTTTCGTTTAATCCACACAAAAAAAGCTGATAACATTCATCTGACTCGAAAGTAAAAAAATCTTTTTCTCCTGAATATCTGCCAATTAAACCAGAACAAGTAACCGCAGGTATCGTCTCTTTCCCAATTTCTAATTCTAGTTTTTCATGCAATAATTTAACTAAAGCTAAACAATAAGAACGCGGTAACACGATCGTTCCTTGAGCTTTTAGGGTCAATGTTGTCTTAATTAACATCAAAGTACCTTCAACTTCACCCAACCAGGAACGTAAGCAATTTCACCATTTTTATTAACAATAGTTCGACGAGATTTAGGAGCTTCAAACCCTGGTGCTTTAATTCCACAAACATCCCGTAGTTCCGAGCGAGTTTCGTCTTGAAACAACCAACTAATTGTTGTTCCTGTCATTCCACTTCCCCATCCTAAACGTAATTGATAGGGACAGTCTTCTTTTTCGTATAGTCGGCGAATACGATCGAAATCTAAACTTTTTCCTTGATCTTGATGACGATTATTAAATATACTCTGCCAATAATCAAACTCACCATCCCATTGATCCTGAGCAAATTTTTGGCAAATTGTTAAAAGTTCCGCAAGATTTTTGAAAGGAATTTGCATACCTTGTTGATGGTGAAACCACTGGAGCATTTCTGTATCTAAAACAATTGTAAATTCTGTATAGACATTACGCACCATTTCTGCATAAAGAGGAGCTTTATATTTAGCTTTTCGTTCATGTTTATCCTGAAAGTAACTAGAAACTATTACTTCAGCCGTAACCGATAAATTACGGTTGATTCTCTTACCATTTTTGTTAGTAATTTGCTGTTCTAATAACGGTTGAGAATCTTTTATCTGAATTGCTCGCATAAAATCTCTACTCTGCAAAGTAGTTTTTCCAGGAGCCTGTTGATTTTGATAAATTAGGTTGAAATTAGAAAACAAGTTCTCCATAAATAAATTTTTGTCAGCAAATTTTTGCTTAAATTTACTTGTTAGTTCTCCAGATTCAAGTTTTTCTCTTAACCTACGTTCAATTTCACTAACTCGTTGTGGGGTTTCATACTTATCAGCGTGCTTAAGGAGATGATACGCGATCGCAGTCCGAATTGCACCCTTAATCGAACTACCGGGAATATACAGTTGTCCCAAGCCATTGCGAATCATGGGACGCAAATCTGTCACTCGATTCTGAACCCAATTACGAGTGCTAGTTAATTTAGGAAAAATCGCATTTCCTTCTGCATCTTTTGTCTCTTGCCAATTGTTACCAAAGACTTGTTTTAATAAGCTAGAAATGTTTTTTCTATTTTCGATTGCCTCAACATAATCGTCTAACCTACCACGACTGTATAATTCTTTTGCGAGTGCTTCTTGATTCGGCAGATAAACGCGATTTGAAGTTTCAACATACTCAAAAGGATTTAGTTTGGAAACCTCTGAACCAATATGTAACATTGGACTTGTTAAGCGAATACGTTTCGATTCATAAACTTTTGGTTTAGTGAGAGCAAATTCGTTAGCAATAGTCATGATTTATTTAAGTTAGGAATACAAAGAGGAAGACTGAGACTAATTCCACTGCGATAAATACGATGTAATTTATATTTTTCAGGTGTTACATCTGCTAGTTGTCCTTGAGGCGAAACTGGAAAAACCGATCCTTCACTGAACATTCGCACCATTTGACGACGTAGTTGATAGCCAGAGGAAAATGAAGCAAGCCATCCGCCTCTTTCGAGAATTTCGTAGACTACAGATTGGTGAATTTCTCCTTGATTATTAAATAAATTAGCTGACAAAGGTAATTCCCAAAATAAGCTAATTAAGCTATAACTATTAGCTTGAGAAAAATTAAGGATATCTTGCCATTCTTGCGGAAAATCGAGCCATTCTACCTTAAAACGTCCTGCACCACTAGAACGTTCTCCTCCTAATCCTTCTTCTCCTAAAAAGTGTAAAGTTGCTTGAATTTCGTTTTCGAGTTCTGGATTAGGTTGAGTAAACTTTAGCAAAAAGTAAAGTCCTGAATGTCGGTGTCGGTTTTCTTCATACTCGAATTGGACAAATCCTGTATGATAAAAGTTCGTTGCTCTGGTATTTCGGTCGATAGCTACTTTTGGGAGTTTGTGCTTTTTGTATACTTGACCATAAGCAAATGTTCCAGCTTTTTGTAAAGGATCTGATTTTTTAGCTTTCTTTTTAGTTTCTGCAATTAGTTCGTCGCGATCGCTAGTAGTAAATCCTTCTCCTTGATACCATCTTTGCCAAACTTCTAACGGTAAATACGTTAGCTTTTTGTAAGTTTTAGTGAATTCCAGGTCATTTTCTACGTCATACCCTTGGGGAAAAACTAGCGGTTTAGGAAGGTAGTAAATGTACTTTCCTTCCTGACATCGATAGATAAAAGTGGAACTATGGCGAAAGGGTGGTGAAGTTTTGAAGTCTTCGAGTAATTTCTCTACTTTATCTTTGCCAAATAACCTGGCATAGTTGCTAATTAAAGCACTAAAAAGTGTGTCCGAGCGCACTCGTTCGCTTGCTTCTTCAATGCCAATTCCAGTTTCGCCAAAATGAACGGGATTTCGACCAAAGTTAAGTCTAACTAATTTCCACATACTCGTAGTTATGATGATTTTGTTTCTGGAAGTAAGGCTCTTACTTCACCAAATCGACTCAAAAGTTCTGCTGTATTCTCAATTGAAGAAACTAAGGCAGAACTTGTTTCACCCAGAGTCATGCGGCGATAGTGTTCTATATCTCGATACTCGATTTTGAAATTTTCAAAGCTGACTTTTCCATAACCGCGAGAGCCATGTCCACCAAGTGCATCATCTTCGAGAATAGCGAGTGCGATCGCTAAATTTTGTAAATCTTCTACGGCTTGGTCTTTATTTTCTACCGTGTAAACCATCTCAAAGTTAAATTCTGTACCGGCGGGAACTCGTTCCAACTGACGAGGGTTTGCGGCTGCGGTAACGCGGTCAATGCTATTTTCAAATTTCCACTCAGTCATATACAAACCAGTGTCAATTTTTTTCAGCTTTTCCACAGATGATTCGCTCAAATGACAATCTCTAACAATCAAACGTGCTGGATGATTACGTCCTTTAATGAGAGTGTATTCTTCCTCATTTATAATCTTTTTTTCTTTCGTTTCTAAGTCTTGTGCTGAAGCAACAGAAGACTTAATCCAACAATCTGTACCACCTGTTGAACCAAATACCCGACTCAAAGGACAAGTTTTTGCTCCTTCAAAGTAAATAAATTTATCGCCAGATATTTTCGTATAACCGTTTTCTAGGTCGTCACTTTCATAACGATAAGTACCACTTCCACCAGGTCGGTTCAAAGGTTTTTTTAGCCACCGCT
The window above is part of the Oscillatoria salina IIICB1 genome. Proteins encoded here:
- the cas6 gene encoding CRISPR system precrRNA processing endoribonuclease RAMP protein Cas6, which encodes MLIKTTLTLKAQGTIVLPRSYCLALVKLLHEKLELEIGKETIPAVTCSGLIGRYSGEKDFFTFESDECYQLFLCGLNERASNAIASLDLADSLDFLGVSFTIVERDDAIATYEELYTTFVANEPEPTRRFNLEFLTPTAFSQGSINLPLPVPSLLFRSWLERWNHFAPVYLGGDELIGYLENAIALQRHRLKTRTYRLQRGFVSGFVGNIQLQVFYRVDPLLANVAHLLIQYAQFSGTGMKTRLGMGQTALKLI
- a CDS encoding Uma2 family endonuclease, which encodes MTTNQLTQKLTFEQFVNQLPDEEGRYELVNGEIMRILPTRQHEDLADFILRQFDKEVERLQLNYRVSGRIVIQTETKQEREQGRHPDVTVVDKTIWEAHPTAYSALLEPPQLTVEIVSTNWEDDYVDKLEEYQRLGIPEYWIVDYLAIASRSYLGNPKLPTIFVCVLDEKQTYQMNRYQGSEIVISPTFPELNFTAEQLLNS
- the csm5 gene encoding type III-A CRISPR-associated RAMP protein Csm5, which produces MTIANEFALTKPKVYESKRIRLTSPMLHIGSEVSKLNPFEYVETSNRVYLPNQEALAKELYSRGRLDDYVEAIENRKNISSLLKQVFGNNWQETKDAEGNAIFPKLTSTRNWVQNRVTDLRPMIRNGLGQLYIPGSSIKGAIRTAIAYHLLKHADKYETPQRVSEIERRLREKLESGELTSKFKQKFADKNLFMENLFSNFNLIYQNQQAPGKTTLQSRDFMRAIQIKDSQPLLEQQITNKNGKRINRNLSVTAEVIVSSYFQDKHERKAKYKAPLYAEMVRNVYTEFTIVLDTEMLQWFHHQQGMQIPFKNLAELLTICQKFAQDQWDGEFDYWQSIFNNRHQDQGKSLDFDRIRRLYEKEDCPYQLRLGWGSGMTGTTISWLFQDETRSELRDVCGIKAPGFEAPKSRRTIVNKNGEIAYVPGWVKLKVL
- a CDS encoding hydantoinase B/oxoprolinase family protein; its protein translation is MTTQAKWQFWIDRGGTFTDIVAKDPNGKIIIHKLLSENPDRYQDAPIQGIREVMEIPSDRAIPAEEIEVVKMGTTVATNALLERKGDRVILAITKGFRDALRIGYQNRPDIFAREIILPELVYEQVIEVEERYNARGEELIPVNSAKVRQDLQAAYDTGIRSCAIVLIHGYRYPKHEEEIAQIAREIGFTQISVSHEVSPLMKIVSRGDTTVVDAYLSPILRRYVDRVSSQLTTTKLMFMQSNGGLADANLFQGKDSILSGPAGGIVGAVKTSQVASFEKIIGFDMGGTSTDVTHYAGEYERSFETEIAGVRLRTPMMSIHTVAAGGGSIVQYDGARYRVGPESAGANPGPAAYGRGGPLTVTDCNVMVGKLQPEFFPKVFGKNGDTALDAEVVREKFSQLAAEIGDGRDPEAIAAGFLAIAVEKMANAIKKISLQRGYDVSKYTLCCFGGAGGQHACAIADALGMKQVFIHPYAGVLSAYGIGLADIRVLREKSVEAKLEPDLLPQLESELTSLIAAGKEELNRQEINSHAEITILRKVHLKYQGTDSSLIVDFGDLTIMKQEFATTHQQRYGFTMANKALIVEAVSIELICPTQSSQEEIIQRQTDEPPQPVATVQMYAANSWQETPVYQRKNLQPGDVIASPAIIIEPTGTNIIEPGWEAEINSFNHLVLNRRTTQQNTDKQNFSQSSSVEEPDPVLLEIFNNLFRSIAEQMGTTLQNTSYSVNIKERLDFSCAIFDQDGQLVANAPHIPVHLGSMSESVTSLISDYGNQLKPGDVYVLNNPYNGGTHLPDVTVITPVFSNSQPLFYVASRGHHADIGGITPGSMPPHSKNLEEEGILLDNFLLVEAGNFREAELREVLTSGKYPVRNPVQNVADLQAQIAANEKGVQELQNMVELYGLETVQAYMGFVQDNAEESVRKVIHALKDGSFELELDTGGKIKVTIIIDRENRSAKIDFTGTSGQLNNNLNAPSAVCKAAVLYVFRSLVNDDIPLNAGCLKPLEIIIPEGCLLNPKYPAAVVAGNVETSQNITDCLYGALGVMAASQGTMNNFTFGNEKYQYYETICGGSGAGENFHGTDAVHTHMTNSRLTDPEVLEWRFPVLLESFSIRPNSGGKGKYSGGNGTIRRIKFLEPMTAAILSSRRQIAPFGLAGGEPGLVGKNWLERQDGKVEELDSTATTLANPDDIFVIETPGGGGYGQQIED
- the csm3 gene encoding type III-A CRISPR-associated RAMP protein Csm3; this translates as MSEVIDRPQKELLGKLVITSNLLVKTGLHIGGGGENLDIGGLDKPVIRDPITQQPYLPGSSLKGKLRAILERWLKKPLNRPGGSGTYRYESDDLENGYTKISGDKFIYFEGAKTCPLSRVFGSTGGTDCWIKSSVASAQDLETKEKKIINEEEYTLIKGRNHPARLIVRDCHLSESSVEKLKKIDTGLYMTEWKFENSIDRVTAAANPRQLERVPAGTEFNFEMVYTVENKDQAVEDLQNLAIALAILEDDALGGHGSRGYGKVSFENFKIEYRDIEHYRRMTLGETSSALVSSIENTAELLSRFGEVRALLPETKSS
- the csm4 gene encoding type III-A CRISPR-associated RAMP protein Csm4 gives rise to the protein MWKLVRLNFGRNPVHFGETGIGIEEASERVRSDTLFSALISNYARLFGKDKVEKLLEDFKTSPPFRHSSTFIYRCQEGKYIYYLPKPLVFPQGYDVENDLEFTKTYKKLTYLPLEVWQRWYQGEGFTTSDRDELIAETKKKAKKSDPLQKAGTFAYGQVYKKHKLPKVAIDRNTRATNFYHTGFVQFEYEENRHRHSGLYFLLKFTQPNPELENEIQATLHFLGEEGLGGERSSGAGRFKVEWLDFPQEWQDILNFSQANSYSLISLFWELPLSANLFNNQGEIHQSVVYEILERGGWLASFSSGYQLRRQMVRMFSEGSVFPVSPQGQLADVTPEKYKLHRIYRSGISLSLPLCIPNLNKS
- the csx2 gene encoding TIGR02221 family CRISPR-associated protein; translated protein: MSQTKIITFLGKSSYETTYGYAEQTYKGKVFGEALHQFCQYDMMLVCLTEEAKASAWPVLEALGDSRIKPVDIPTGRTTEEMWSTFKIITQYVDEGDRVIFDITHGLRSLPFLAFLFAAYLKTAKNVTIEAIYYGAFDLKNDQKIAPVIDLSEFVSMIDWLTATNRFVKLGDGQALANLLKSAIPSNTELRNNPSTRPIRKQLEKSSEAIENISLALSITRPIETMESATQLEKIIGNAENSFEDRAKPFSLLADKIVKEYGQFALDNPKKIENFAAQLKIQLSMIKWYIDRDQLVQATTLAREWLVSVLVFKFDLSSQMFDNHEGRRPVENALNNAAQKRKKNSHQIKSSKCDEQLESLPEADEIAKVWSKMTGLRNDIAHVGMNLSPTSAAKLKQNAVDLYPKLQQLANKLIDNLGTIG